The genomic DNA GATGAACTCGCGGTGAGAGCAGAAGATATGAATCTGAATCACATACACGACATAAAAGGTCGGGCGTTTCTTTAACACATTAGGAGGAATTTTAAGATGACAGCGAAACCAATTATTGCACTGGATTTCAGTACGTACGAAGAGGCTAAAATATTTCTTGCCGGCTTCGATGAAAAACTGTACGTCAAAATCGGCATGGAACTGTATATGCAGAGCGGGCCGGCGATTATCGATGTAATTAAAGCATACGGGCACGACGTTTTTCTGGACTTAAAATTACACGACATTCCGACAACAGTGGAACGTACAATGTCGGTACTCGGCAAACTTAATGTGGATATGGTCAACGTTCACGCATCCGGCGGTTTTGAAATGATGAAACGCGCCGCGGCAGCTTTCAGAAAAGAAAATGCAGATGGTAAAATAATTGCGGTGACACAGCTGACAAGCATGGATGAACGGACGATGCAGCGCGAGCAGCAGACACCGCTGTCTCTGACAGACAGCGTGCTTCATTATGCAGAACTGGCATATAAAGCGGGACTGGACGGTGTAGTATCATCACCGCTTGAAAGCAGACTGATTCATAATGAAATCTCGGAACACTTTTTAACAGTGACACCGGGCATCCGTTTACCGGACAATAATAACGATGATCAGGTCCGTGTTGTGACACCGGACAAAGCGAAATTACTCGGTTCCGATTATATTGTCGTCGGGCGGCCGATTACACAGAGCAGCAATCCGGCAGAAGCGTATAAAGAAATTAAACATCTGTGGGAGGGTGTATAATATGTATCCGTCAGTTGCACATATACTTTTGGATATCGATGCGGTCAAACTGTCACCTGAAGAACCGTTTACGTGGGCGAGCGGCATCAAATCACCGATTTACTGTGATAACAGACAGATTCTCGGTGATGTTGAAGCCCACCGTAAAGTAATCGAACTGTTTACACAACAGCTGTCAAAATTCGATGAAGCGGATGTTATTGTCGGTACAGCAACAGCGGGTATTCCCCATGCGACACTGATTGCCGACAGGCTGAACAAGCCGTCAGCGTATGTGCGCGGTTCTAAAAAAGCGCATGGTACTGCAAGGCAGATAGAAGGGGCTTCGGTAAATGGCAGACGGGTCGTCGTTATCGAAGACTTAATTTCAACAGGAGGCTCAAGTCTGAATGCTGTCGAAGCACTTCGGGCAGACGGCGCTGAAGTCATCGGTGTTGCTGCAATATTCTCATACGGCATCGAGGGTGCAAAAGAGAAATTTGAGGAAGCCGAGTGTGCTTACTCTGTGCTGTGCGATCTGGATACGCTGCTTGAAGTGGCAGAAAAACGTAAGGTACTGGATGCAAAAGGTGCAGACGAGGTACGTCGATTCAGAGACGGGTTATAATAATTGGAACCGGCAGACTGATTGGTCTGACGGTTTTTTGTTGTGGATTGACTGCGTGTGACCGCCGGCACCGGAAACAAAAAAGCGCCGAATTATCGGCGCTTTCGTTAATCCTTTTTCATTTGTTTAACTTTGTCAGGGTCCGGATCGACGAGTACCGTCGATTGTTCACTGTATGTTACGAAGCCGGGTTTCGTGCCCGGGATATTTTTAACGTGTTTGATTTCCGTATAGTCAACGGGCACGCCTGCTGACTGGCCCGCTTTCGAGTGAAATGCGGCAAGCATTGCCGCTTCAAGTATGTCTTCTTCCGGTATGTCCGGAGCGTTATGTGCAATGACGACGTGTGAGCCCGGGATGTCTTTCGTATGGAGCCACAGATGGTTGTTCTGTGCTTTCCGGTTCGTTAAATAGTCGTTCTGTTTATTGTTCTTGCCGACAAAAACCGGCAGACCGTTCGATGTTTCAAACTCATGCAGCTGAATTTTATGTGTTTTCTTTTTCTTTTTGCCTCTGCCGCGCTCTTTAATAATCTTCTGTTCGATTAATTCCTGTCGGACTTCCTCGACTTCATCTGCCGTCGTGATATTTTCCATCTGATGCAGCAGATTACTGTAATACTCAACGTCCATATGTGCAATTCTAAGCTGTTCTTCCGCAAGCTTCTCACGGTTTTTCAACTTATTGTACATATTGTAGTAGCGTTGTGCATTTTCTGCAGGCGAGAGCTGTTTATCGAGAGGAATTTCTATATCCTCATTTGTATAGTAATCCATCACGACTGCGGATTCCTGATAATTGCCGATGCTGTGCATATAAGCTGTAATCAGCTCACCGTATTTCTGGTACTTGTCTTTTTCCGCCGCTTCTGTTAAATCCGCTTCAAGGTTCGTTATTTTACGTACAGTCTTATCGTGCTCACGCTCGATGACCTGCAGGTAGTCCGACGATTTCTGGCGGATGGCGCTGATCTGGTTGCGCCGGTGGTAAAACTCATCGAGCAGCCCGCTCAGCGTTTCATACGTCTTATCGGGTTCGCCGAGATGTGTCAGCGGCGTAAAGTAAAATACAGGTTTCTTCCGTTCGTAATAAACCGCCTGGATATTCTCAGCCGCTTTAAACGTCTCTTTAATTGCCGGTACGATATTATCCGTGTTGAAGTATTTTACATGCGATTCCACCTCGTCGATAAACACGGGGCTGAAGCCTTCAATGTTTTTCAATATCTGGCGTTTCAGCCTGCCTGAGTTAAAGTCGATAAACTTCGGCAGCTCGTCGAGTTCTGCGGTTCTCGGATTCAGCTTCTTATCTGTCGGCGGGCCTTCGTATGTGAAGCCCGGCATAATTGTCCGGACATTATTGTTCGGCGTTAAATGTTTAATGCCGTCGATAATTTTATATTCGCTGTCTGTTAAAATAATATTCGAATGACGCCCCATAATTTCAAGTATCAGTATGCGTTCAATATCATCGCCGATATCGTTAATTGCACGGATATGAATGTGCACCTGCCGGTCGTTGCCGAGCTGTTCAATAGACGTAATAAAACCGCCCTCGATATGTTTTCTTAAAATACGTGAAAACATCGGCGGATCAAAAGGGAACTCATATTTCTGTTCTGTGATATGGAAGCGGGCGTACATCGGGTGACTGCTCATAAGCAGCTGATGGTTTTTACCGCCTGCGCGCATTTTAAATAGAAGAGATGTATTATCCATCTGCTGTATTTTATTTATTTTACCGCGCACCAGAAACTGGAGTTCATCTACCAGTGCATGTGTAAAATTTCCGTCAAAAGCCATGGGTTTTCCTCCTCAAAATGATTACATATTATTTTAGCATGAATGGGGATTTAATGTCCGGTTTAAGGATGAAATTTTATGCAATCTATGGTACATTAAGAAGTAATCAAAATTAGAAAGGTTACATTCTATGGTATCTGATAAAGGATTGCTCATCGTTCTCTCGGGCCCTTCGGGCGTCGGTAAAGGCACAGTAAGAAAAGCTGTTTTCGACCACCAGGAGACGAATTTTAAATACTCTATTTCTATGACAACAAGACAGAAACGAGAAGGCGAACGTGATGGCATAGATTACTTTTTCAAGTCGCACGAGGAATTTGAAGCGCTGATCGCACAGGACAAGTTTATCGAGTACGCTGAATATGTAGGCAACTACTACGGCACGCCGGTAGATTACGTTAAAGACACAATTGCAGACGGGCACGATGTGTTTCTGGAAATTGAAGTTGAAGGTGCAAAACAGGTAAGGGAAAAATTCCCGGACGCTTTATTTATCTTCCTTGCACCGCCGACTCTGGCGCAGCTTGAAGAGCGTTTAATCGGCCGCGGTACGGATTCACAGGAAGTGATCAACCACCGTATTAAAGAAGCGAAACGCGAACTCAGCTTAATGAACTTATACGATTATGTCGTAATTAACGATGATGTGGATACAGCACGCCAGAAAATTCAGTGCATTGTTGAAGCGAGCCACCTCGAACGTTCACGAGTGGAAAACAAGTTAAGAAAACTTTTACTGGAGGCAAATAATTAATGTTATACCCAGCTGGTCATGAACTTAAAAAAAATGTCGATTCCAAATACCTTGTTGTAACGATGGCGGCTAAGCGCGCAAGACAGTTACAGGAAAATCCTGAAGGTGCATTACTCGACTCATACCGTTCGAAAACAAATGTCGGCTACTCTCTTGAAGAGATTGCAGCAGGCAAAGTTACAGTACACAAATAAAAGAGATATAATGAGGCTGACAAGAAATTGTCAGCTTTTTTTAAAGAGGTGATTAATTTGGCAAATATTGTCCTCGGAGTTACAGGGGGAATTGCAAGTTATAAAGCAATCGATTTAACGAGTAAACTCATTCAATCCGGGCATGAGGTCCGCGTTGTCCTGACGGATAATACGCTGGAGTTCGTGACGCCGCTCGCTTTTCAGGCAATCAGCAGAAACCACGTCTATACCAATACTTTTTTAGAAGAAAATCCAAGTCATATTGCACATATTAATATCGGGGAGTGGGCTGACATTATCGCAGTCGTTCCGGTTACGGCAAATACGATCGGTAAATTTGCAAACGGCATCTACGATAACATGCTGCTGAACGTGCTCGCTGCCAATACGAAACCCGTATTAATGGCGCCGGCAATGAACGTTCATATGCTGCACCAGCCGTCCGTTCAGGAAAACATCGATAAACTGCGCAGCCAGGGTGTGGAGTTTATCGACTCGGAAACAGGTTTTCTTGCATGCGGATACAACGCAAAAGGCCGTCTGGCAGCCGTGCCTGATATAATGGCGAAAATTAACGATATGCTGAATGTAAAACAGACGCTTGCAAATAAACGCGTGCTGGTTACGGCAGGGCCGACGAGGGAACGCCTTGACCCGATCAGATATCTGTCCAATTTTTCAAGCGGGAAAATGGGTTACAGTATCGCAGACAGTTTTAAACGACGCGGTGCCGATGTTATTCTCGTCAGCGGACCGACAAATCT from Jeotgalicoccus saudimassiliensis includes the following:
- the gmk gene encoding guanylate kinase, which translates into the protein MVSDKGLLIVLSGPSGVGKGTVRKAVFDHQETNFKYSISMTTRQKREGERDGIDYFFKSHEEFEALIAQDKFIEYAEYVGNYYGTPVDYVKDTIADGHDVFLEIEVEGAKQVREKFPDALFIFLAPPTLAQLEERLIGRGTDSQEVINHRIKEAKRELSLMNLYDYVVINDDVDTARQKIQCIVEASHLERSRVENKLRKLLLEANN
- the pyrF gene encoding orotidine-5'-phosphate decarboxylase, translated to MTAKPIIALDFSTYEEAKIFLAGFDEKLYVKIGMELYMQSGPAIIDVIKAYGHDVFLDLKLHDIPTTVERTMSVLGKLNVDMVNVHASGGFEMMKRAAAAFRKENADGKIIAVTQLTSMDERTMQREQQTPLSLTDSVLHYAELAYKAGLDGVVSSPLESRLIHNEISEHFLTVTPGIRLPDNNNDDQVRVVTPDKAKLLGSDYIVVGRPITQSSNPAEAYKEIKHLWEGV
- the rpoZ gene encoding DNA-directed RNA polymerase subunit omega yields the protein MLYPAGHELKKNVDSKYLVVTMAAKRARQLQENPEGALLDSYRSKTNVGYSLEEIAAGKVTVHK
- the coaBC gene encoding bifunctional phosphopantothenoylcysteine decarboxylase/phosphopantothenate--cysteine ligase CoaBC gives rise to the protein MANIVLGVTGGIASYKAIDLTSKLIQSGHEVRVVLTDNTLEFVTPLAFQAISRNHVYTNTFLEENPSHIAHINIGEWADIIAVVPVTANTIGKFANGIYDNMLLNVLAANTKPVLMAPAMNVHMLHQPSVQENIDKLRSQGVEFIDSETGFLACGYNAKGRLAAVPDIMAKINDMLNVKQTLANKRVLVTAGPTRERLDPIRYLSNFSSGKMGYSIADSFKRRGADVILVSGPTNLPAPPGVTRIDVESTAEMFEAVKQHMNADIGIFTAAVSDFTVKDKSEHKIKKQAGSVPAIELTETEDILKYVGHNNEDMYVVGFAAETNNVEEYAQGKLESKKADAIIMNDVSDTSIGMNSDDNEVTIIYKDGGKVPLQKMAKTELAEKIADELMNKVMD
- a CDS encoding Rqc2 family fibronectin-binding protein encodes the protein MAFDGNFTHALVDELQFLVRGKINKIQQMDNTSLLFKMRAGGKNHQLLMSSHPMYARFHITEQKYEFPFDPPMFSRILRKHIEGGFITSIEQLGNDRQVHIHIRAINDIGDDIERILILEIMGRHSNIILTDSEYKIIDGIKHLTPNNNVRTIMPGFTYEGPPTDKKLNPRTAELDELPKFIDFNSGRLKRQILKNIEGFSPVFIDEVESHVKYFNTDNIVPAIKETFKAAENIQAVYYERKKPVFYFTPLTHLGEPDKTYETLSGLLDEFYHRRNQISAIRQKSSDYLQVIEREHDKTVRKITNLEADLTEAAEKDKYQKYGELITAYMHSIGNYQESAVVMDYYTNEDIEIPLDKQLSPAENAQRYYNMYNKLKNREKLAEEQLRIAHMDVEYYSNLLHQMENITTADEVEEVRQELIEQKIIKERGRGKKKKKTHKIQLHEFETSNGLPVFVGKNNKQNDYLTNRKAQNNHLWLHTKDIPGSHVVIAHNAPDIPEEDILEAAMLAAFHSKAGQSAGVPVDYTEIKHVKNIPGTKPGFVTYSEQSTVLVDPDPDKVKQMKKD
- the pyrE gene encoding orotate phosphoribosyltransferase, encoding MYPSVAHILLDIDAVKLSPEEPFTWASGIKSPIYCDNRQILGDVEAHRKVIELFTQQLSKFDEADVIVGTATAGIPHATLIADRLNKPSAYVRGSKKAHGTARQIEGASVNGRRVVVIEDLISTGGSSLNAVEALRADGAEVIGVAAIFSYGIEGAKEKFEEAECAYSVLCDLDTLLEVAEKRKVLDAKGADEVRRFRDGL